The Pectinophora gossypiella chromosome 15, ilPecGoss1.1, whole genome shotgun sequence genome segment TCATGTTACCCGGCAACACCAGCCACTTAACACGTACTGGACCCTGTAACATTACTATACAATACTCTAAGTCCGTTTCACACGGTACAAATATCTGaaagtagtacagtcatgagcaatataatgtaaccactttaggactctgtcgcactaacatatttgacatttagtgagacttacagaggtgcgaggagaaccgatggccgctggggcggaagggttctggaatggcgaccacgtgttggacgacgctcagtgggtaggcccgctacaaggtggaccgacgatctggtgaaggtcgcgggaagccgttggatgcgggcagcgcgggaccgatcgtcgtggagatccttgggggaggcctatgcccagcagtgggcgtcgtacggctgatgatgatgagacttacagttccatttgtcaaaaaagttaatgtgacatggtaccaaagtgtatacatattaatgctcgtgacggtACATATGCTACACAACTGTTTAATGAATCACGAGACACTTGAAAGCGCGTGAAACAGATCCTCAAACATTTACGACTAAATTTCACggtctattttcttttttacgaaAAGCGAAAATTCGCAAGACACTTGGTGTGGGTACGCGTGCCAGTCTAGCTGTTACTCCCTCGCACCCACACGTCGAGGTGAGGAGCGGGCGAGTGACGTCACGCCTCCTCGCGGTCGCGCACGTACTTGACGCTGCCGTCGCGCTGCATCTTCACGATCGAGCTCCAGATCAGGATCACCAGGTATATCTGGATCGCTGCAACAGCACACCACCACGTCAGATGGCTTTAGACACGCGTCGAAACAGTGCAGCAGctggattgatgaggttggtactcctcctcacaacccacacgacagaagaagaagcagctgtACTACTGCAACGTGGACCACACCACGAGCAACGGACGAGGGACATCCATGAGGTGAATTGGCTGTACTAATTGTTTATGGTGATAGAGAAGCCGTCTGTCTCCTAATGTCGCTATAcagaataacggcctccgtggcccagtggttgagcgttgggctcacgatccggaggtcccgggttcgaattccgatggggacatatcacaaaaatcactttgtgatcactttggttaggacattacaggctgatatcctgattgtctaaaaagtaagatgatccgtgctacggaaggcacgttaatccgttggtcccggttactacttattgatgtaagtaagtagtcgttacatgagcgtgCCATGGCGCGCCATGCATGCGGcatgggcctttggcagctcaataatgaccctgacaccagggttgatgaggttggtaatcctcctcgcaacccacacgataagaagaagatgataCCATAATACGGTACCATTACAAGGTATCATAATACTCTTCATAGAAATTGAAGCAAGTACTTACTGAGTTGGAAGAGTATGAGGAACAGCTCGCTGGCGGTCTCACGCGTCAGGAAGGCCACGCTGTACACGAACCCGATGACGGAGAATACGATCTCGAAGTACAGGTACACCTTCATCAGCAGCACGTGTTTCTGGAACGTTCACACGTCATGGTCAGTGCACACATCATCAGCTAGCGGTGACATAAAACATATGCCCGACTGACGTAGATAgtcaacataatattatgtcaatAGAAGCTGTGTAGGGGAGAGAAGTCCTGGCAATTGTACTATGCATGTGTGCGGACCGGTGCGTACGCACTGCTGGGCCGACTGTACCCTAGACACCCCGCACCACTCCTTCCTGGCTATTCAATCTTTTTCAAAACTTGAGTGAATAACCccctttccggttgattgagaggaggcctgtggccagcagtgggacgtatataggctatttatgttatgtgtatgtgtgagtgaataacactacataatatattctgtgtcaaatccacaataagtcacgtcgaccAAGATATGaggtaagattgtggtcaaacgcaaacttatgtttaataaaaaaagcgtAAGTACCTTGTGCAGCGCCACGATGAAGCTGACGGTCATGATCAGCTCCAGCAGCAGGCCGGCCGTGTCAGCGCACAGCCGCGGGAACTCAGCGGCTGCACCCGCGTCGCTCGCGTCGCCGGCTGCGTCCACGCGCCGCATCTGCGCCATGTACAGCGACAGGAAGCTGGTCACCACCAGCGTCAACACCTGCACGCACACAACCATGTTAAACATGTGACAATCATCCTGACTTCACTCgggtttttacattttaaacagAGATTATCTTTCATAAATACGTAGAACTAAGTAACTCAAAAATTGGTGAATTGGTCAATTTTACAAAGATTGTTGATTCTACGTCATTTTGATGAATATGTCTACGACTGAGGGGAAGACATGACAAACAAGAAGCTAAAGTCAGTGACACCTATTCAGTCGCTGAAATACTTAGGTTCAAAAGTAAAGCGAAGGATAAAGAGTATGTCCAGCAGGGTATTGGGCTGCGGCCCATGACTCACCAGGTTTATGTACGCGAAGGAGATGAGCCCCTTCCGTAGGGGGAAGCAGAAGCAGCATCGTGTCAGGATCGGGATCTCCACCGACTCGCATATCTTCTGCCTGCAACGAGACACAACGATCAGTTCATATTCTATAAGATAATATTAGTTAGTACAGCTGCTGGTGTGGCCGTCGCGTTGTCGTGGCGGCAGAGGTAACCATAGAATGCCTTACGAAcaccacagactatggctcacctaAAATCTTGCCCCGCGTTTTCTGAAACGCTGCCCGGTGGCAAAATACTAAGCCCACACAATCTGAATTCCATAGGAACGTTAAGAAGACCGTCAGGCCCATTTAAACTTTCTTAATCATGATttatctttctgtcctgttaTCATACGAAGTGCACAAACTATAGACATCGCTGGTGTACCTACGCAGGTTGTTAAACACAACCACGCCAATGACGGACATACTATAATGGACGTACCTGAGTGTGGCTCTGCATCCGAGCGAGGTCAAACAAATCCGAGATACCTACTGTGACGCTACACTCATTACTGTGGTAATGAATGACTTGTGAGTTGTGAATGTTTCATGCTCTGAACACGTTAACTGGGTAAGTAGTTGATTAGTAGGAGCGGGTTAGCGTCGTCTTCCTGCCGAGCCGAGATGGAATCAAAGTTGAAACATCCGGAGGGCGAAATTAACACTCAATCGTGGgtatttaggtatatttatgtatatgtattcgAGATAACATGAGTGTTCTGGAACAGAGCCGTATTAGCGGTcaacaataacaaaactttGATGAAAAATAATTCATGCTCTTTTCTGACTCCAAGAATCTCGTTGACTATAGATACTTAATAGGCACAGAGAGGTAACGCCACACGTGTTACGGACACATTTATTAGAAGGGACATTTTGTTTTACATTATACTACACCAATTCTTGCAGATAGTACCCCATTACTTTTGGTGAATACCCGCCTGGGGGTGACACCCCCTAGCTCCGCCACTGCGCAGAAACAGTGAGACAGCAgagtgcgcgggcgcagcgggcGGCCGGCGGACGTGCTTCCTGCGATAGCGAAGACATCCTCGCCTGATAGCCCTTCCCGGTCAGCGCCCGCCGGCGGTACTGAGTAGCTACAGCTATAGCCGACAATATTTCTGCATGTACAAAGAAGGTAATTTCCGACTGTGTGAGTGCAGTCTTACAGTCCGTAGTTCGCAGGCGCTGCCTACATCTTACGGACTGAAGTGGAGACGTAAATTGCCACATagctcgtattggtgcggggcgtagAGTGTCCCTTCAATAGTACTACGgcattgtttgtttattgtacGCCAACGGCGCCGGAAGTGGCGCGGTAGGATGCGCGCGCAGTGGTGACGTCGCCGGCGTTGTTGCCGTTCCGGGACTGGTTGCGCAACCGGCGTGACGTCACACTCGATCGACACTCAAGACGCGAGCACCAGACTTGTATAACTGCACTGCTCTGCGAACTTTTAGCAGTTTCTTCGTGGCGTAACCTGTGACGTTTGTCAGCTTCGTAcaaaaacacataaccctccattTAGCTCCGCCGTAGTCGGGTAAAATGAGCAATAATGTGCGTTGTTCAATGAAATGCTGACTGTGTAATAATGGACTGATTTAAGTAATAAGTAGACCGTATACTAAGTGTGCAATATCatgaagtttaaaaactaaaaacaaatgcTCACTGGACAATGAGCTCCTCGTTCCATTATCCACCGCTTGGCTCCATCATCAGGGAATGATCAGGGAAAACTGAAAGTACCTGCTACTTTAGATTTAAATAGAACAAGGTCAGTTTAATAATGGGATCGTTGCAGGGcacgcagaataccagcgtcgtggctcgcgccgcgacttatgctgagcgaggtccatttattccggacgccaccgctgATGATCGAGCCGTCAGTTGcatttttaaacatacatacatacataaactcacgcccgtaatccctaatggggtgggcagagccacaagtaatcaaagacaacttgcagccactgttgatacgaagtccaaagatggatatgatgaaccttaatgATGAtgcatttttaaatacttgttattatatatttttttattattttagcttgttttgttttattttcgaaTAATTTTTAATCTTAGTGTTCTTTGTTATATTATATCCATCGTGTTAAATGTAGTTTCAGTACCTGTACGTATATATCTGTCTCtctcttttaataaataaacataatataattcgtAAATTTGATTACGTGAAAATTCCTGTTGAGCAAAACGCGGCTTATTGTCCTGTATTCCATCTTGTGTATGTTTAAAAATTACCTCTTGTgtataaaaagtacttaataaaataaaaattgtttaagtaataaagtatatttgttttgaaTTTAACCTTTGTAGATACGAGTGTAAAGCGGTAAGTACTCTGAACGTGTCTCTACACCACCACACACTACAGATATTGTAACGACTCTTCATtgtgtaaattataaaataaaatgtcacgTAAGGAATTGACTTGCACCTACCTACTTGCTTAATCTTTGTCGAATACGTACATAACGTTGTAAATGGACTCATGGTAATTCATCAGCGAAACAGCGCTTCGAATTAGTCGGTAGTCGGTATTATGTGGCACAGCTGCAGCGCAGTGGCAGCGCGGCAACAGCTCTACTGCAGTAATGTACCGTTCTCAAGAATGATCCTACTTTCGGAACATACCCGTCAGTAAAAAGGCGCGCAATTTATGTTAAAAGAGCTTTactacctaacctttaggcagataagactagAGTACAaggaagaacaatttgaaaaagaaaagcagttgGTGTTCTTGATATTAAAGAGATTTATTTAAGAGCTTTTTGtccatttactgatgtaagtgagtaatcgttacatgagccatgttaggggcctttggcggttcaataataaccccgacaccagtgttgatgaggctggttttcacttcagaacccacacgatagtaggaGAAGAGTGGAGAAGTTTTtataacgggaacattcccactttaggaATATTCTCGGGAACTGCACGTCACTGCTCGGCTGCAGCTCTCGTCGTAACCCCCAGCTGATAAACTCGAGGAGAGTGTGGTTATAAATGTCGCTGGTCGCTACAGAATCGTGCGAACCGTGACTGTGTTGTTCATCATTCATTGTTTTCAAAATCAATGACACGTAATTAACACATTAATGATGTATTCGTgatatttttgtaacatttatgtacctacccataagtaggtatgtataatatgtatgcaTCATCGGTTTTACTGTGCCAAATCCGGTATTATGTTAGAAAAACATTTTGGCAATAAAATGAAACAGATTACACTTgttgtttgaatatttgatGAATCGTTTTTGTGAAACTAAGGTCACCGTGGTGGGATATACCTAGAGGTACCGGTGGTATTATTACTTTATACATCGGAAACCAGTTCTGTCGGTGTTTGTGTTGTGTCAGCGAGCCGTGATGTTTCCTAACTTTAGTGGAATATTAGTTGCGTTGTGTGTCGCCACCACACGCAGCCAGatatactgttttatttttaatataagctAACGAAATATCACGTTTGATTGCGTTGCCCTGACCGTCATACGGCCGCGTTACGAACGTTCACTGCATCTTTACTACACCGtggacactctatacaaaaatctcatttttacatGGGCACCACGCAAATGCAACGTGTTGCGTCTTACGTCGTGCGTGTGAGGGAGACAGACAGTCCACGCGCGAAATCGGAGGTGGAGTAATCGAGCTCGTGTCGGCGCAGGGCGAAGTGTCCCTTCTATCCTACGTAGTGTTACGGTTTATTCTATATCTTCTCCTCCCCCCGCACACTCCACAACCACAATAGCCACGGCCCTGGACAAAAATTATCCCACAGACgcatatttgtatttatgtgATATTTCACGGCTTGTTGCgctgtacaagtacataattatgtagcAATGTTATGTACCTAGTAGTGTTGGATAGTGCGCGCATGCGCGGCCTCGCCAGCAGCGCTATACTGACGGCAGTAGCTGAAGAGCaccaacattatttttttcagtttaaCATAAAAGTATTGATAGGTAAGGTAAAACACGACAAGAGCGAGGCGGCAAGGTCGCGGGCGCGAGCGACGCGCCCACTTGATGTGGCTGTTGTCACAAGTcactcatattattataataagtaagttaaTAAGTTATTATAAGTACGTCGTTTTGTTTCAAAACTATGTTTTATAATCGGAAAACTATGTTTATCTTGTAGCCGTTCCATTTGCAACAATGTTCGTCAGGCGCTAATGCAGCGATAAAACATTATACCTACTTGGTTCCGGCCGCGATATTTAAATCAAACACTTTCTAAATTAGTTTCCGGCGCGGTAGAGTCGCTGGCTGCGACGCCGGCGTCAGCGCCGCCATGCATTGTTTGCCACTAGCTGCTGGTTATAGTACGGGCGTGTCCACCGCGGCGGTGCGTCGTGACCCCGTGACCCGCATCACACGCTCTACTCGCCCACACTGTCACCGACCGCAGCTGACCGGCGCGTGCGCAGCAAGGCAAAACTCTCTCCACTTCCAAGCTATTGTGCCCATTATTTACTCGAGAAAGTTCTTCGACGCTTACTACTGGCAGGAGCAGCCTCGAGTGATGTCGTCAAATGAACTCATTGTTCTACCCTGGATGGGCTATGGGCATCACAAGCGTGATTGTTTTCCCCGCATCGAGCGCACGCGCCGCGCATGAGCCGCCAGTTGCCAGGGGCGCGATTAAGTAGTTATTGCTATCGGCCTTGACAGCAAACTATATTTACAGTTAGGTCAGATACCTGTGGAGGGTAGTAAAGTATCGTTATGTCGCTCTTATTATGTtgactaaataatataaattattaaaaataaaactttttgcaagtcaattttataatacctacttattgatACTACGTCATCACGGAAAGCACGCaaggtaggcacgttaagccgttggtctcggttactacttatactgatgtaagttagtagtcggtagtaaccctgacaccagggtcgatggggttggtaatccgcctcacaacccacacgatagacgaagatactacgtcatttcgcaagctgTTATGGCGAGGAGAagtaatgacaagaaactgcaacaacaacacatcTTTTGTATGAATATAAGTTACATTACAAAAGGTAATTGTATAATAGGGTGAATCGTAATGAATGAAGCTCCTGCGAGCGACACGGTGGCAGGTCGCGTGTTGCGCAAGAGTCGCGCGGGACGCAACCATTGTTCAATAAGACACGCCGCCGGTTGCCGCTATTGTACATTATTTCAAACATTATATTGTTGATTCGATGAACTGGAACGCCATGTAAGCATAGATGGCATTGTACATATGTGACGGATCCCATCGCATCGGAGCGCGACAACTAGGAGCATAGGCTATCTGTCAGGTTCATAATATATTGTAGAATCTACTTACATTATACgtgtattattgt includes the following:
- the LOC126373217 gene encoding uncharacterized protein LOC126373217, giving the protein MAASLDTSFKQKICESVEIPILTRCCFCFPLRKGLISFAYINLVLTLVVTSFLSLYMAQMRRVDAAGDASDAGAAAEFPRLCADTAGLLLELIMTVSFIVALHKKHVLLMKVYLYFEIVFSVIGFVYSVAFLTRETASELFLILFQLTIQIYLVILIWSSIVKMQRDGSVKYVRDREEA